DNA sequence from the Coregonus clupeaformis isolate EN_2021a chromosome 30, ASM2061545v1, whole genome shotgun sequence genome:
GAAAGCTAGCTTGCAAGCTAATCGAATTAGTTAGCCGGGCACACCAACCGATTATGCAACTTTTGCTTATTTGCATTTTTAAGTGTTTACAATTTGCTTGCATGTTTCTCGTTTGAGTTAaaaagctagctagcattagcgaCATTAGCTGCTAGCACAACACATATTCCTTCTTCTGTTTGCGCACAAGAGATCTGATCAAAATGGGTTATTTGAAACTAATAGAGATCGAAAACTTCAAATCTTACAAGGGCAGGCAAATCATTGGTCCCTTTCACAAGTTCACCGCGATTATTGGACCCAATGGATCCGGTAAGTGATGGCCAATTAACATTGCAAGTAGCCTAGTTAGCTAATGTCACTGTACTGCTAGGCCTAGCTAGATTGCTAGCTAATGCTAGTTTAGCCGGGTTGATTATTTGCAACATTGATGCAAATGCATGGCGGCTATACTTGTTACTTTGTCGATAACGACAGCATATGAACACTTGTATTCTATTTAATATTagctacattttttaaataactgtagctagctagccacgggTGCAAAACATTTGGCTATGGTCCACATTTCCTTCACTGACAGTCACCCAGTCAATGAGAACAAATGAATGAGACCTCGCAAGTAGTTGATCTAATAAACATTAGCTAGATCAATACTTTTATGTAGTCCCGGGCGCCGATCACGTgaacgtcgattaaggcagcccccgcacctctctgattcagaggtatTGAGTGCAATCGGAAGACGCATTTTGGTTGAATgcgttcagttgtgcaactgattaGGTATCACCTTTTCCCAGTCCTAAGCTAGTAAGTTAGTTTACGTCCTTTTCCAAAGAAACAATATTTGCAAGACTTGAATAGTTCACTCACTGACGCCATTGAGTCCCATTCATATTCTCTCCCTCCCAGGCAAGTCTAACCTCATGGACGCCATCAGCTTTGTGTTGGCTGAGAAGACCAGCAACCTGCGTGTGAAGACACTGAAGGACCTGATCCATGGAGCTCCCGTGGGGAAGCCAGCAGCCAACAGAGCCTTTGTGAGCATGGTGTACCACGAGGACAGTGGAGAAGAGCGCACCTTCACCAGAATCATCATTGGTATGCCACTGCTGTCTCCACATCCAGAAGTGCTCAACTGTGTGGCTGTGTCTGCTAGTTCAATGTGTAGTGTTGGTCTGAGTCTGAAATGGCACTCaaatccctacatagtgcattacttttgacgacgtgtcctggtcaaaagtagtgcgctatatagggaatagggtgccatttttgaCACACCCTTTGTGTTCTGATCTTTGACGGATAGCCATAACTATCACCAATCTTCTCTGTGTGTCAGGCTCGTCGTCAGAGTACCGTATCAACAGTAAGGTGGTGAATCTGGCAGAGTACAGCGAGGAGCTGGAGAAACTAGGAATCCTCATCAAGGCCAGGAACTTCCTGGTCTTCCAGGTGAGAACTGATTCAAACAGTAACATACAGTTATCACAGTAATAGTCACATGCAAAAATATATAACAAtttaatttgcatgagtagctgGGTTTTCTCGATCTTTCTTCATACAAAATGTACACTATATTACACACATGCAAACAATTAGCATATTTCAGCAGAATGTGTGTAGTGCTTTCTTAAAAGTGAATAAGAACCCTAGAGACTGTTCGTCCATGGACCTCGCTTACCCTGTGTAAGACTGTTCGTAACCGCTGACCTCTATGTATTCCCCAATCAGGGTGCAGTGGAGTCCATAGCCATGAAGAACCCTAAGGAGCGTACGGCTCTGTTTGAGGAGATCTCCCGGTCTGGGGAGCTGGCTCAGGAGTACGACCGTAGGAAGAAAGAGATGGTGAAGGCTGAGGAGGACACACAGTTTAACTACCACCGCAAGAAGAACATCGCCGCTGAACGCAAAGAAGCCAagcaggagaaagaggaggtatgGATGACAGCCGGTCTGATAGCATTCTTCTCTTCTCACGAGAGCTCACTAACTCTCAATTCCCATCTGTAGGTAGAAGGTAATATTGAGATGGATTGATAGACTCCATTATTTTCTTCCATTCTGCCCTACAACACATAAACCCTTCTAGTTTTTGTTTTGGTGTGATTTATACAATTGGCCCAATTTGCGAACCTTGTATGTAGTTTTCATGTATCATTCACACACTTTCTCCCTAATCCTCTCCAGGCTGAGCGTTACCAGCGTCTGAAGGACGAGGTGGTGAAGGCTCATGTCCAGATGCAGCTGTTCAAGCTGTACCACAACGACGCCGAGATCGAGAAGCTGAACCGCGAGCTATCGCACCGCAACAAGGAGATCGACAAGGACCGCAAGAAGATGGACCACGTGGAGGAGGAACtgaaggagaagaagaaagagCTGGGACGAATGATGAGAGACCAACAGACTGTGGAGAAAGAGATCAAGTGAGTGGGGCGGGAGGGAGAAAGGGCTTGGGAGGATGATGAGACCAGCAGCCTGTAGAGGAGGTCAAGTGAGTAGTGAGGGAGGAAGGGGAAAGAGGAATAGACCGTGAAGAAGGAGCCTAACAAGCCTAATATCTTATCCTTTTccactccccctcttcctcctacaGGGAGAAGGATGCTGAACTGAACCAAAAGCGTCCGCAGTACATCAAGGCCAAAGAGAACACCTCCCACAAGATAAAAAAACTGGAGGCAGCCAAGAAGTCCCTCCAGAATGCCCAGAAGCTGTACAAGAAGAGGAAGGGGGACATGGATGAGTTAGAGAAAGAACAGGGCGCTGTGGAGATGGCCCGGCAGGAGTTTGACGACCGCATGGAGGAGGAGGCCCAGAGCCAGGGACAGGACCTCACACTGGAGGAAAACCAGGTTAGAGACTGGGAGCCTATGAAGGGTAATAAGGGTCTATGTAGCTTCATAATGATCTATGAAGAGTCATAGGAGagagaagcatggaggaggaggcctAGAGCAAGGGACGGGATCTTAATCTAGAGGAAAACCAGGTTAGAGCCTATGTAGTGTCTATGAAGTGTAATAAGGGAGTTATAGGGGGTATAGTAACTTATGTAGGGCCAGATGGCCAGACAGGAGTTTGATGACCGCATGGAGGAGGCAGCACAGGGCCAGGACCAGGTTAGTCTATGAACGGTCATGAGGGTGTTTTATAAGTTAAATATGAATGGTCACAGGGAGATAGACTGGGATCCTATGAAGGGTTACAGCAGATTATCAGGCAGCACTGTGGCCTCAGTGAGGGATGTATGGGAAGGTCTCTGGTTCAGATCCCAAATCTCTCTAATAAATATGTAGGTGAATATTTAATActcaccacctccctcctcctctctccaggtAAAGGCCTACCACCGCCTGAAGGAGGAGGCCAGTAAGCGGGCGGCCACTCTggcccaggagctggagaagttcaACAGAGACCAGAAGGCCGACCAGGACCGGCTCGACCttgaggagagaaagaaagtggaGACTGAGGTAAAGGATggggaggatgatgatgatgatgatacggAATACAGGGTTGTGATCATTGGGGCACGCAATGTAACAAGGTTGTGCAACGGAAAAGGTGACTGGCCAAAGAGAGATTAACCTTATTAATATGTTCCATCTGCAGGCCAAGATCAAGCAGAAGATCCGTGAGATAGAGGAGAACCAGAAGCGTATTGAGAAGCTGGAGGACTACATTACCACCAGCAAGCAGTCTCTGGATGAACAGAAGAGAATGGAGGAGGAGCTGACTGAGGAGGTAGAGGGGGCCAAGAAGAGGATTGATGAAATCAATCTGGAACTCAACCAGGTACTTGAACACTATCTGTCAATCAAACAATTGGTTGATACTGAAATACACTGGGAAAGTCAAAACATTTTATGTTGACATTACATGATAACTGTATAAGAATTGCTAATCTGGAAGAAGAAAAACAATCTATACATTTTTAGTTTTGCTTGTCTCCTGTGTGGTTTGCTGCTATGTAGATTGCTAGCAAATTACAAGTCCCAGGACCATGTCATATCAGTCAACATTGCCTGAAGACTTTTGACTGACATCTTGTCTCTTCCCTAGGTGATGGAGCAGCTGGGCGACGCCAGGATTGACAGACAGGAGAACAGCAGGCAGGCACGCAAAGCAGAGATTATGGAGAGCATCAAGAGACTGTATCCCGGATCTGTGGTAAGACTGCGGGCACCAACAGCTACAGAGTTTGGCCTGGGTGCTGTCAGGTGGCATAGGGCAACCACAGAGTATTAAGAAACTACGCTGGATCTGTGCAAACATTTCTGGAAGCTGCAGCTAGCATAGAGTTACCACACATTTAGCTGTAAAGGCTAGAGGCTACCAGACAAAGGCGAGATCATGGAGAGCATCAAACTCTATCCCGAATCTGTGGCAGTACTGGGGACTGGAGGCAGAGTTAGCAATAGGACAACCACAGTTGGCTATTTGTGCTTGTCACTAGGAtgctctcttctgtctctgtttTACTCTCCACACAACTGCTCACTGttctcagtggtcctctgtagctcaattggtagagcatggcgcttgtaacgccagggtagtgggttcgattcctgggaccacccataagtaaaaatgtatgcacacatgactgtaagtcgctttggataaaagcgtctgctaaatggcatattattatattattattattgtgttctagacacgtttcttCTCTCAGAATATTGATCAGAAATATTGAAGTGATCGTGAAATGGTTTTGACATATTCcaacgctctctttctctccctgcagTACGGCCGTCTGATCGACCTGTGTCAGCCCACTCAGAAGAAGTTTCAGATCGCTGTGACCAAGGTGCTGGGCAAGAACATGGACGCCATCATCGTGGACTCAGAGAAGACTGGCAGAGACTGCATCCAGTACATcaaggagcagagaggagagccgGAGACCTTCCTGCCCCTCGACTATCTGGAGGTACACACTGGGGAAGACTACGTTTAATAGGACTGGTCACTTACATAGGGTGGAATCTTATCTTTAGATGCGCACACTTACCTCAACTATTAAGTTAGAATTTGTATCAGTCCAGTCtatttttctgtgtctctgtgcttgtattaaatcaaatttaatttgCCACAAgcgccgaatataacaggtgtagacattacagtgaaatgcttacttacaagcccttaaccaacaatgcaatttttaaagaagtgttaagtaaaaataaataaaagcaaacaactaaagagcagcagtaaaataacagtagggaggctatatacaggggggtaccggtgcagagtcaatatgcgggggcaccggctagtcgaggtaattgaggtaatatgtacatgtgggtagagttagtgactatgcataaataatagacagagtagcagcagcgtaaaagaggggggtgggggtgggggggcagtgcaaatagtcctggtagcaatgattagctgttcaggagtcttatggcttgggagtagaagggagtagaagccttttggacctagacttggcgctccggtaccgcttgcagtgcggtagcagagagaacagtctatgactagggtggctggaatcttttgcaattttgagggccttcctctgacactgcctggtatagaggtcctggatggcaggaagcttggccccagtgatgtactgggccgtacgcactaccctctgtagtgccttgcggttggaggccgagcagttgccataccaggcggtgatgcaaccagtcaggatgctctcgatggtgcagctgtagaactttttgaggatctgaggacccatgcaaaatcttttcagtctcctgaggggggaataggctttgtcgtgccctcttcacgactgtcttggtgtgtttggaccttgatagttcattggtgatgtggacaccaaggaacttgaagctctccactacagccctgtcgatgagaatgggggcgtgttcagtcctcttttttttccctgtagtccacaatcatctcctttgtcttgatcaagttgagggagaggttgttaacctggcaccacacggccaggtctcggacctccacccttaccacctgggggcagcccgtcaggaagtccaggatccagttgcagagggaggtgtttagtcccaggatccttagcttagagatgagctttgagggcactatggtgttgaacgatgagctgtagtcattgaacagcattctcacgtaggtgttcctcttgtccaggtgggaaagggcagtgtggagtgcaatagagattgcatcatctgtgaatctgttggggcggtatgcaaattggagtgggtctagggtttctgggataatggtgttgatgtgagccatgaccagcctttcaaagcacttcatggctacagacatgagtgctacgggtcggtagtcatttaggcaggttatcttagtgttcttgggcacagggactatggtggtctgcttgaaacattttggtattacagactcagtcagggacatgttgaaaatgtcagtgaagacacttgccagttggtcagcacatgctcgaagtacacgtcctggtaatccatctggccctgcggccttgtgaatgttgacctgcttaaaagtcttactcacatcggctacagagaacgtgatcacatagtcatccggaacagctggtgctctcatgcatgcttcagtgttgcttgcatagaagtgatttagctcgtctggtaggcttgtcactgggcagctcgcggttgtgcttccttttgtagtctgtaatagttttcaagccctgccacatccgacgagtgtcagagccggtttagtacgattcaatcttagtatggtattgactctttgcctgtttgatggttcgtcggagggcatagcgggatttcttataagcgtacgggttaagagtcccgctccttgaaagcggcagctctaccctttagctcagtgcggatgttgcctataatccatggcttctggttggggtatgtacgtacgatcactgtggggatgacgtcatcgatgcacttattgatgaagccagtgactgatgtggtgtactcctcaatgctatctgaagaatcccggaacatattccagtctatgctagcaaaacagtcctgtagcttagcatctgcatctgaccactttttttattattagtctaactgtctgtgtctctgttccAGGTGAAGCCTACAGATGAGAAGCTGCGTGAGCTGCGTGGAGCCAAGCTGGTGATAGATGTGATCCGCTACGAGCCGCCTCACATTAAGAAGGCCCTGCAGTACGCCTGTGGTAACGCACTGGTCTGTGAGAACGTAGAGGACGCTAGACGCATCGCCTTCGGAGGACCCTACAGACACAAGGTAGGAGGCACACTGATGCATTCACACACACCATACAGTGTTTTCTACAAGCACATGGAGAAGCCAGCCAAATAGAAAAAGTAGCCAGCCAGGCTCCCCTGGAAATGAAATTCTCTGTTagtggcctctggtacattctaatgctagattgtattttctacctgcaactatcaggaaataacactgatcaaattTTTCcgcacttttacagtgttagtttcatcagctgttgtacaatacaGGGTTTCCGTTTACCGGATCCATATGCgttgggtgcgtaacctgattagggcgtccacccacggtgctcagaatcaCATGAattacatttagattatggtaattcatcttGACAGAACATGCAACTTGAGGATGCAACGGCGTGTGTCCTTTCCGAATTCCGATGCgcatttgaagatgttagaataactgtccacatttacttttcctcagccaacgaTATGGGtaatgaacagcaaaatcactagtcggtcaatctactatccccatagtagaaaagtttagctattctattggtcagctttgTCGTTTTTATGCGAGAAAAAAGTTGCATATTCCAAGCAAACTCTGGGGTAGTTGTAGGATGATAGATCCAAATTCacacaaccagtaggcctaggctacataaaaaataataattaaaaagtaATGTGGCTGATGCAATGGATCAGAACGCTTAGCTTAAAATGTtcataaactattatttcttcacataagCTCAGCAATGCGTACAAGATAGTAGGCTATGCGCAGATGtttgttccataatgcaattagcgggaaaacaccgttGTCAAAAGCGCAACTCGCGCATGCTAGCGGTTTCATgagacagagatgaaaatatcaatttaggaagaggggagatctaaagatgcaacaactagcatgggttgctaatatttatttttatttttttatttaaccaggtaagccagttgagaacaagttctcatttacaactgtgacctggccaagataaagcaaagtgcaattaaaaacaacaacacagagttacatatggggtaaacatttacatttacgtcatttagcagacgctcttatccagagcgacttacagttagtgagtgcatacatcattttttatactggccccccatgggaatcgaacccacaaccctggcgttgcaaacgccatgctctacaaactgagctacatccctaaaaaacacagtcaaaaaatacaacagaaaatatatatacagtgtgtgcaaatgtagcaagttatggaggtaaggcaataaataggctatagtgcaaaataatttttattttggctaggctactttaaAGCAAGGTAAACATGCCTCATgtagtctcctgagtggtgcagtggtctaaggtagctgtgccactagagatcctggttcgaatccaggctctgtcgcagccggccgcgaccgggagactcatgggcagcgcacaattggcctagcgttgtccagggtaggggagggaatggccggcagggatgtagctcagttgatagagcatggcgtttgcaacgccagggttgtgggttcaattcccatgggggaccagtatgaaaaaaaaatatatatatatatatataaatgtattcactaactgtaagtcgctctggataagagcgtctgctaaatgactaaaatgtaaaaaaaaaaaaaatgtaaatgtaatgtagtaaaacattcaggtttcaaacaattaagtatatgttttaaaaatgcatactgcctccagctcattgcaaattGGTGTGTGGTGTGCTGAAGCCTGCCTACCATTGTATGCACTTGAAGGCAGAATGGGAAGTGCACTTCAATTAGAGTTGGAAAAAAAGTGTGTAGCTATTTTTAATCGTGGCTATCAAAACTGTTTTGAA
Encoded proteins:
- the smc1a gene encoding structural maintenance of chromosomes protein 1A; the encoded protein is MGYLKLIEIENFKSYKGRQIIGPFHKFTAIIGPNGSGKSNLMDAISFVLAEKTSNLRVKTLKDLIHGAPVGKPAANRAFVSMVYHEDSGEERTFTRIIIGSSSEYRINSKVVNLAEYSEELEKLGILIKARNFLVFQGAVESIAMKNPKERTALFEEISRSGELAQEYDRRKKEMVKAEEDTQFNYHRKKNIAAERKEAKQEKEEAERYQRLKDEVVKAHVQMQLFKLYHNDAEIEKLNRELSHRNKEIDKDRKKMDHVEEELKEKKKELGRMMRDQQTVEKEIKEKDAELNQKRPQYIKAKENTSHKIKKLEAAKKSLQNAQKLYKKRKGDMDELEKEQGAVEMARQEFDDRMEEEAQSQGQDLTLEENQVKAYHRLKEEASKRAATLAQELEKFNRDQKADQDRLDLEERKKVETEAKIKQKIREIEENQKRIEKLEDYITTSKQSLDEQKRMEEELTEEVEGAKKRIDEINLELNQVMEQLGDARIDRQENSRQARKAEIMESIKRLYPGSVYGRLIDLCQPTQKKFQIAVTKVLGKNMDAIIVDSEKTGRDCIQYIKEQRGEPETFLPLDYLEVKPTDEKLRELRGAKLVIDVIRYEPPHIKKALQYACGNALVCENVEDARRIAFGGPYRHKTVALDGTLFQKSGVISGGASDLKAKARRWDEKAVDKLKDKKEKLTEELKEQMKAKRKEAELRQVQSQAHGLQMRLKYSQSDLEQTKTRHLSLNMQEKSKLESELANFGPRINDIKRIIQSREKEVNNLRDRMNVVEDEVFIEFCKEIGVRNIREFEEEKVKRQNEIAKKRLEFETQKTRLGIQLDYEKNQLKEDKEKVMMWEQTVKKDEAEIERLKKEEHRHMKIIDETMAQLQDLKNQHLTKKSEVNDKNHNMEEIRKKLGGANKELTQLQKEVTAIETKLEQKRSDRHNLLQACKMQDIRLPLRSGTMDDIGQGEGSSQQEESSSSQRTSSTVLAKEALIEIDYSILSEDLKDALAEDEIKAEMHTLQQRLNEQQSILQRISAPNMKAMEKLESVRDKFQETSDEFEAARKRAKKAKQAFEQIKKERFDRFNACFEAVSTNIDEIYKALSRNSSAQAFLGPENPEEPYLDGINYNCVAPGKRFRPMDNLSGGEKTVAALALLFAIHSYKPAPFFVLDEIDAALDNTNIGKVANYIKDQSVNTQAIVISLKEEFYTKADSLIGVYPEQGDCVISKVLTFDLSVYPDANPNPNE